The following proteins are co-located in the Desulfoscipio sp. XC116 genome:
- a CDS encoding metalloregulator ArsR/SmtB family transcription factor, which produces MEMEQYYEVLKAISDESRFKIINILLSHDLCVGGLAQQINISKPAVSQHLQALRKIGLVTGEKRGYYTHYVVNRSLLKQVGEKIIEAASKTNEGGCQREQTGECVCQCQCSKG; this is translated from the coding sequence ATGGAGATGGAACAATATTATGAGGTATTAAAAGCAATTTCGGACGAATCCAGATTCAAAATTATAAATATTTTATTAAGCCATGATCTATGCGTTGGGGGTCTGGCCCAACAAATTAATATATCTAAACCGGCTGTTTCCCAACATCTTCAAGCGTTAAGGAAAATCGGCTTGGTTACAGGAGAAAAAAGAGGTTATTATACGCATTATGTTGTAAACAGATCTCTTCTAAAGCAGGTGGGTGAAAAAATAATTGAAGCTGCGTCAAAAACGAATGAGGGTGGATGCCAGCGTGAACAAACTGGTGAATGTGTATGCCAATGTCAGTGTAGCAAAGGATAA